A portion of the Leptospira kobayashii genome contains these proteins:
- a CDS encoding TMEM43 family protein — MLGNFTESLKGTVGGVVLLIASFPILFQNEGCAVDIAKGLEEGAALVQSIDAKQNIGNYNGKLIHASGEAKAGAKISDSTFGIEIAALALSRDVEMYQWEEKVVEKEDKTKTYSYDADWSSARVDSSKFNQKKDHINPAFPYESNTTHASSVSLGNLSFSQALIESISPNSDLEYDSATTARLKAKLGAKAQIHDGRIYIGKNPLSPEIGDVRVNHQVAPEGAVSIIGLLNGDIVNPYQTKRDTTILVFDYGTKDAATMFQEEQDANVFRTWAVRIAGFFAMFLGFRLLFGPIAAAGGWIPILGGILEMGVSIVAGILAFSFSFVTIAIAWIFFRPLLGIGLLILGGGAFAYLLYQKGKFGNKPGAAKA, encoded by the coding sequence ATGTTAGGAAATTTTACGGAAAGTTTGAAAGGAACCGTAGGGGGAGTCGTTCTACTGATAGCGTCCTTTCCCATTCTGTTTCAAAATGAAGGCTGTGCGGTCGATATTGCCAAAGGATTGGAAGAAGGTGCGGCACTCGTGCAAAGTATTGATGCCAAACAAAACATCGGAAATTACAACGGCAAACTCATCCATGCCAGCGGAGAGGCCAAAGCCGGGGCAAAAATTTCAGACTCAACTTTCGGGATAGAAATAGCTGCTCTTGCACTTTCCAGAGACGTGGAAATGTACCAATGGGAAGAAAAAGTCGTGGAAAAGGAAGACAAGACCAAAACATACAGCTATGATGCGGATTGGTCTTCGGCCAGAGTCGATTCAAGCAAATTCAACCAAAAAAAAGATCATATCAATCCTGCATTCCCTTACGAAAGTAATACGACTCATGCTTCTTCCGTATCTTTGGGAAATCTTAGTTTTTCCCAAGCATTGATCGAATCCATTTCACCTAACTCCGATTTGGAATACGACTCTGCGACTACTGCGCGTTTAAAAGCAAAACTGGGTGCAAAAGCGCAAATCCATGACGGTAGGATCTACATTGGGAAAAATCCTCTCAGTCCGGAAATAGGAGATGTTAGGGTAAATCACCAAGTGGCACCGGAAGGAGCTGTTTCCATTATCGGTCTGTTAAACGGAGACATCGTAAATCCCTACCAAACAAAAAGGGATACTACGATTTTGGTTTTTGATTACGGAACCAAAGACGCAGCAACTATGTTCCAGGAGGAACAAGACGCAAATGTATTCCGTACTTGGGCGGTAAGAATCGCAGGCTTTTTCGCAATGTTCCTCGGTTTTCGTCTGTTATTCGGACCAATCGCAGCTGCAGGCGGATGGATCCCAATCCTCGGAGGAATCCTTGAGATGGGAGTGAGCATCGTTGCAGGAATCCTGGCATTCTCATTTTCCTTTGTCACCATCGCCATCGCTTGGATCTTTTTCCGACCTCTTCTCGGAATCGGATTACTTATATTAGGTGGTGGAGCTTTCGCGTATCTGCTCTACCAAAAAGGCAAGTTCGGAAACAAACCCGGGGCTGCAAAAGCCTAA
- the speE gene encoding polyamine aminopropyltransferase, with protein MEIWYTEKLELEKGRAVSYRVTKTLDSIQSPFQKIDVFETQSFGRMFTLDGVTMVTNKDEHSYHEMIAHIPMMSHPNPESVLVIGGGDGGTVREVLKHPSVKEVVLCEIDKAVVDISYQYFPECADAMKDKKVIHHYDDGAKFARDNKGRFDVILVDSSDPVGPAEVLFKEPFYRDMASALKPTGIIATQAESYWYHGDVISSLFEFIPKIFPEYGYYYTTIPTYPSGIIGFTFLSNAIDPYSVTPDISRLPKGLKYYSPEIHKAAFVLPEFAKAYIKRKR; from the coding sequence ATGGAGATTTGGTACACTGAAAAATTGGAATTGGAAAAAGGGAGGGCAGTTAGTTACAGAGTGACTAAGACCCTGGATAGCATCCAGTCTCCATTTCAAAAAATCGACGTATTCGAGACCCAATCTTTCGGACGTATGTTCACACTGGATGGTGTGACTATGGTTACAAATAAAGATGAACATTCCTATCATGAGATGATCGCCCATATTCCTATGATGAGTCACCCCAACCCTGAATCCGTTTTGGTCATCGGAGGCGGAGATGGTGGAACCGTTCGGGAAGTTTTGAAACATCCCTCCGTAAAAGAAGTCGTATTATGTGAGATTGATAAAGCGGTAGTGGATATCAGTTATCAGTACTTTCCGGAATGTGCGGATGCCATGAAAGATAAAAAAGTAATTCATCATTATGATGACGGAGCTAAATTCGCCCGTGACAACAAAGGCCGTTTCGATGTGATTTTGGTGGATTCCAGTGATCCTGTCGGTCCTGCGGAAGTATTATTCAAAGAACCGTTTTACAGAGATATGGCGAGCGCCTTGAAACCTACGGGAATCATTGCAACGCAAGCGGAATCCTATTGGTATCACGGAGATGTGATTTCATCCCTATTCGAATTCATTCCTAAGATTTTTCCGGAATACGGATACTATTACACTACGATTCCGACTTACCCGTCCGGAATCATCGGATTCACATTTCTTTCCAATGCGATCGATCCGTATTCTGTAACACCCGATATTTCCCGTTTGCCGAAAGGATTAAAATATTACAGTCCGGAGATTCACAAAGCAGCTTTTGTATTGCCAGAATTTGCAAAGGCGTATATCAAAAGAAAACGGTAA
- the pyrF gene encoding orotidine-5'-phosphate decarboxylase produces MSNVSKFQEKFIKRREELSSLLCIGLDPEWEKLPFSSLKSETPLFHFSKEIVEATHSFATSWKPNVAFFERFGSKGFKEFELYVELCKTLCPDVPIIADAKRGDLANTSKEYAKYYFETLGVDALTVNAYMGKDTLLPYLDAGGYIFILCLTSNPSSSDLQKLVLKKDNGFVYEEMSDFAARLGEEYSGQVGIVVGGTHPAELKKIRNRHPDLFFLIPGYGAQGASLEEIYWASGKNSIINSSRGVTLLSREDGFSRLAKEKALEIQTQMNHLFH; encoded by the coding sequence GTGTCCAACGTCTCAAAATTTCAAGAAAAATTCATCAAACGAAGGGAAGAACTTTCTTCTCTATTGTGCATAGGTCTCGATCCGGAATGGGAAAAACTTCCTTTTTCCAGTTTGAAGTCGGAAACCCCTCTATTTCATTTTAGTAAGGAAATTGTGGAGGCGACTCATTCTTTTGCCACTTCCTGGAAACCCAATGTAGCCTTTTTCGAAAGATTCGGTTCCAAAGGATTTAAGGAATTCGAACTCTATGTTGAACTTTGTAAGACTCTATGTCCTGATGTTCCCATCATTGCGGATGCGAAGAGAGGGGATTTGGCCAATACTTCAAAAGAATATGCAAAATATTATTTCGAAACCCTAGGAGTGGATGCACTAACCGTAAATGCTTATATGGGTAAGGATACTCTTCTTCCTTATTTGGATGCAGGAGGATACATATTCATACTTTGTCTTACTTCCAATCCTTCCTCTAGCGACTTACAAAAGTTAGTTTTGAAAAAAGATAACGGATTTGTATATGAAGAGATGTCCGACTTTGCCGCAAGGCTCGGTGAAGAATACTCGGGTCAAGTGGGTATCGTTGTCGGGGGAACTCATCCTGCGGAACTCAAAAAAATCAGAAACCGCCACCCGGATTTGTTTTTTCTAATTCCGGGATACGGAGCACAGGGAGCAAGTCTGGAAGAAATTTATTGGGCGAGCGGTAAAAACTCCATAATCAATTCCTCTAGAGGAGTGACACTACTTTCCAGAGAAGATGGATTTTCCCGGTTGGCAAAGGAAAAAGCCTTGGAGATTCAAACTCAGATGAATCATCTCTTTCATTAA